The Methanomicrobia archaeon region GGGACGCGGTAGTACTCAATACGGCCGCGGCGCTCTTCGTAGGCGGGCTGGTAACGGATTTGAAGGACGGGTTAGAGCTCGCAGCACTCTCCATCGACTCGGGCGAGGCGTACCGGAAGCTGACTGAGTTAGTACAATTTACGGGCGGGCCGGTGATGAACAAATAATGCCAGGATTCATTGAGGCGCTCCTCAGGAGCACGAGGCAGGCGGTAGAACGCCGGAAACACGATCCTCTTCCGGAACGGGCGCACGCGATACGCAGCTTATCAGCAGCGATCAGGCGCGTGGATAAGGCGATCATTGCGGAGATCAAGCCGCGATCGCCAAGCGCCGGTGATCTCTTAAGGAGCCGGGACGCGATCGCGATCGCCCATGACTATGCGGCCGGAGGTGCAGCAGCGCTCTCGGTGCTCATTGCTCCTGCGTTTGGGGGGGCGGTGGAGACCGTATCGCGTGTGAGGCGAGCGGTTACCGTTCCGGTGCTCTACAAGGAGTTTATCACCGACGAGTTCCAGATTTGGGAGGCCTTCAGCTATGGCGCTGACGCGGTATTGCTCATCGAGGGCATCTCGCCCGTTGCACTGCTCATGAACCTGGTGGACGAGCTGGGCATGGAAGCGATCGTCGAATGTCATACCGCGGAGGATATAGATCGTGCAGTAGCAGCAGGTGCCGAGCTCGTAGGGATTAACAATCGTGATCTGAGCACATTCACCGTGGATCTCGAGACGACCGCACGACTCGCGGAATTGGTACCCGGGAATAAGCTCATGATCAGTGAGTCGGGCGTGAAGACCCCGTCTGATGCGAGCTATTTATTTGACTGTGGTGCGGATGCGCTCCTGATTGGCACTGCTCTGATGGAAGCGCGGAATCCGAAGGAGTTCATTCACGTATGTATGACCTAAGCGTAAAGATCTGTGGAGTGACGAATGCCGAGGATGCGCGTCTCGTGCTGGAGAGCGGCGCAGACCTGCTTGGCATGATCGTAGACGTGCCGGTGGCGAGTCCGCGTAAGATATCACTGGACTCGGCTGTTGAGATCGCGCATGCGTTAAACAATGAGATTGATCTCGTCGCGGTAATGATGCCTCGTACCGTCCAGGAGGTGGAGCGTATTGTGCGGCGGCTCGAGCCCGTTGCCGTACAGCTGCACGGCTTCGAGTCGAACGCGTTTCTCCATGCCGTTCGGACTGCAGTCCCGGACGTTAAGGTGATCAAAACCGTTCATCTCGATGAGATCGGGGCGATACACGGTGGGCTGCCGGAACCGGAGTATCTCGATTTTCTACTGCTTGATACCGTTTCGCATCAGCTCGGTGGCACGGGCAAGACGCACAACTGGGCGACGAGCGCGCGGTTGGTTGAAGAGAGCACCGTGCCCGTGCTGCTCTCCGGCGGCTTGAGCCCGTCAAATGTGCGTGATGCGATACGCGCGGTGAAACCGTATGGCGTGGATGTAGCAAGCGGTGTGGAATCGTCACCGGGCCGGAAGAGTAGGGAGAAGATCGAGCTATTTGTGAGGAATGCGCGATGTATGTAGGTGTATATCCAAAAGCGGGTAAATTCGGCGAGTATGGCGGCCAGTTCGTGCCTGAGGTCCTGATGCATGCATTACATGAGCTTGAAGATGCGTATCTCGAAGCCAGCAGGGACGAGCGGTTCACGGCGGAATTGGACCACTATTTGCGGACGTTCGCGGGACGGTCCACGCCGCTCTACTTCTGCTCACGACTTTCCGCGCTGCTGGGCACACGGCTGTATTTGAAGCGTGAGGATCTCGTGCATGGCGGCGCGCACAAGTTGAACAATGCACTTGGGCAGGCGTTACTGGCACGGCGAATGGGCAAGAGCAGGCTCATTGCGGAGACCGGAGCAGGTCAGCACGGCCTGGCAACGGCAATCGTGGGCGCGGTCTTCGGCCTGAAGACGGAGATCTATATGGGCGAGGCGGATATCGAACGGCAGCGGTTGAACGTGTTCCGCATGAACTTGCTGGGCGCGGAGGTCCATCCGGTCAGGAGCGGCTCGCGCACCTTGAAGGATGCGATCAATGAAGCGATCCGGGACTGGGTGACGAACGTTGAGGATACGCACTATCTGCTCGGCTCGGTGGTGGGGCCGCATCCATACCCCTTGATCGTGCGTGAGTTCCAGCGCGTGGTCGGGCAGGAGACGAGAGCGCAGGTGCAGAACGCAGAGGGCAGGCTGCCGGATGCGCTCGTAGCATGCGTCGGCGGCGGCAGCAACAGTATCGGGCTCTTCTACGATTTCCTCGATGACGCGGCCGTGGCGATCTACGGCGTCGAGGCCGGGGGCGCGGGCATTGCGTCCAACCGCCATTCAGCAACGCTCTGTGCGGGCAGTAAGGGTGTTCTGCACGGCACCTACAGTTATCTCTTACAGGATGAACACGGCCAGATACTCCCGACGCACAGTATTGCGCCCGGGCTCGATTATTCGGGCGTTGGCCCTGAGCATGCCTTCTTGAAGGATTGTGGTCGCGTGACCTACGACAGTGTAACGGACGCGGAGGCGCTGCAGGCGTTCCAGCTCCTCTGCAACTACGAAGGGATATTGCCCGCGCTCGAATCGGCGCACGCGCTGGCGTACGTAAAGCGTCTGGTCGATGCGGGGATTGTAGGTACCGATGCTGTGGTGGTGGCCTGCCTCTCGGGCAGGGGCGATAAAGACGTTGAGATAATAGAGAGGGCACTGCATGAGCAGAATCAGTAAGGTCTTTACGGAACTGGAGCGTAAGGGCCAAGGCGCCTTAATCGCTTACCTGATGGCCGGAGACCCCGATCCGACGGCGACACCCGTAATCGCCACAGCGATCGCACGGCACGCGGACATTA contains the following coding sequences:
- the trpB gene encoding tryptophan synthase subunit beta — its product is MYVGVYPKAGKFGEYGGQFVPEVLMHALHELEDAYLEASRDERFTAELDHYLRTFAGRSTPLYFCSRLSALLGTRLYLKREDLVHGGAHKLNNALGQALLARRMGKSRLIAETGAGQHGLATAIVGAVFGLKTEIYMGEADIERQRLNVFRMNLLGAEVHPVRSGSRTLKDAINEAIRDWVTNVEDTHYLLGSVVGPHPYPLIVREFQRVVGQETRAQVQNAEGRLPDALVACVGGGSNSIGLFYDFLDDAAVAIYGVEAGGAGIASNRHSATLCAGSKGVLHGTYSYLLQDEHGQILPTHSIAPGLDYSGVGPEHAFLKDCGRVTYDSVTDAEALQAFQLLCNYEGILPALESAHALAYVKRLVDAGIVGTDAVVVACLSGRGDKDVEIIERALHEQNQ
- a CDS encoding indole-3-glycerol-phosphate synthase, coding for MPGFIEALLRSTRQAVERRKHDPLPERAHAIRSLSAAIRRVDKAIIAEIKPRSPSAGDLLRSRDAIAIAHDYAAGGAAALSVLIAPAFGGAVETVSRVRRAVTVPVLYKEFITDEFQIWEAFSYGADAVLLIEGISPVALLMNLVDELGMEAIVECHTAEDIDRAVAAGAELVGINNRDLSTFTVDLETTARLAELVPGNKLMISESGVKTPSDASYLFDCGADALLIGTALMEARNPKEFIHVCMT
- a CDS encoding phosphoribosylanthranilate isomerase — translated: MYDLSVKICGVTNAEDARLVLESGADLLGMIVDVPVASPRKISLDSAVEIAHALNNEIDLVAVMMPRTVQEVERIVRRLEPVAVQLHGFESNAFLHAVRTAVPDVKVIKTVHLDEIGAIHGGLPEPEYLDFLLLDTVSHQLGGTGKTHNWATSARLVEESTVPVLLSGGLSPSNVRDAIRAVKPYGVDVASGVESSPGRKSREKIELFVRNARCM